One part of the Cellvibrionales bacterium genome encodes these proteins:
- a CDS encoding glycosyltransferase produces the protein MIDVIVPVYDGLEETRRCIESVLSGSNVAKFNVLVVDDCSPNAEIKKYLEKLAAEEKIELHTNKTNKGFVGTVNLGMRLHADRDVVLLNSDTEVANDWLDRMLAHAAKDERIATITPFSNNAEICSFPRYCQPNSLFLGKTVAEIDAVFAGLPAEQIDVPTGVGFCMYIRRDAINDVGLFDEEAFGRGYGEENDFCMRVSAAGWRNVTCSNVFVFHDGGVSFSSEKAERVQNAMAILDKKYPSYHRLVQEHLKKDPERPFRVMAQLALMRQSRKPKYLFVTHSLGGGVVKHLHELAEHVVEQVECLFLRSSEEGFVEVGCHYGDYHWSLFFNLHDEYARLLEFLQSIEIERVHLHHVMNISDDVLDLVDDLSVPFDVTLHDYYFVSANPTLTDRHGVFAEDPVTRDTLCAESYPLPHQMNVAEWRSKFSEILLRADRVFSPSQRCREVYLEYFPQLAIEVAYHPEWEQSHPYAHPRVPEMTAQEQLRILVIGAMSREKGADVLERTATYRDALNRLQYHLIGYAYKPLAPEVVQHGAYDDEKLDDLIKTLKPHLVWFPAQWHETYCYTLSAALRSGLPILATDLGSFPERLEGRPLSFIKPWRSTPIEWNDTLLQIRDLLIGCAENKSAALEWHQASPENCAFLYGRDYVVTLAEDKAPSVIPSLPSLRQVMRWCYAPPANRTLDVQAREKILLGLMHCREKYGVRHILKLVPFAWQRKVKRWFSHRPLHEVINDQASS, from the coding sequence ATGATTGATGTTATCGTTCCTGTTTACGATGGTTTGGAAGAGACGCGTCGATGCATTGAGTCTGTGTTGAGCGGAAGTAATGTGGCGAAGTTTAATGTGCTGGTAGTGGATGACTGCTCGCCTAATGCTGAGATAAAAAAATATCTAGAAAAGCTAGCTGCTGAAGAAAAGATAGAGCTGCATACTAATAAAACCAATAAGGGTTTTGTTGGCACGGTTAATCTTGGCATGCGTTTGCATGCTGATCGCGATGTCGTTTTATTGAATAGTGATACGGAAGTTGCCAATGATTGGTTGGATAGAATGCTTGCGCATGCAGCAAAAGATGAGCGTATTGCAACAATTACGCCGTTTTCTAACAACGCTGAAATTTGCAGCTTTCCGCGTTATTGCCAGCCAAATTCATTGTTTTTAGGAAAAACAGTTGCAGAAATTGATGCGGTATTTGCAGGGCTGCCTGCTGAGCAGATAGATGTTCCCACTGGCGTTGGTTTTTGTATGTATATTCGTCGGGATGCGATCAATGATGTCGGGCTTTTTGATGAGGAAGCCTTTGGGCGTGGCTATGGAGAGGAGAACGATTTTTGTATGCGTGTTTCAGCTGCGGGTTGGCGTAATGTAACCTGCAGTAATGTATTTGTATTTCATGACGGCGGCGTTAGCTTCTCATCAGAAAAAGCTGAGCGCGTACAAAATGCTATGGCTATTTTAGATAAAAAGTATCCAAGTTATCACCGGCTCGTGCAGGAGCATCTGAAAAAAGACCCCGAGAGACCATTTCGCGTGATGGCTCAGTTGGCGTTGATGCGGCAATCAAGAAAACCTAAGTATTTATTTGTAACACACAGTTTGGGTGGCGGTGTTGTTAAACATTTGCATGAGTTGGCCGAACATGTTGTTGAGCAGGTTGAGTGCTTGTTTTTGCGGTCTTCGGAAGAAGGTTTTGTTGAGGTTGGTTGTCACTATGGAGATTACCACTGGTCTTTGTTTTTCAATTTGCATGATGAGTACGCTCGTCTTTTGGAGTTTCTGCAATCAATAGAAATCGAGAGAGTTCATTTACATCATGTGATGAACATCTCTGATGATGTGTTGGATTTGGTGGATGATCTCTCTGTTCCTTTTGATGTTACCTTGCATGATTATTATTTTGTTAGTGCGAACCCGACATTAACGGATCGCCACGGAGTGTTTGCCGAGGATCCCGTGACGCGCGATACATTGTGTGCAGAAAGTTATCCTCTGCCGCACCAAATGAATGTTGCAGAGTGGCGAAGTAAATTTTCTGAAATACTTTTGCGCGCGGATAGGGTTTTTTCACCCTCACAGCGTTGTCGCGAAGTGTATTTGGAGTATTTTCCACAGTTGGCTATTGAGGTGGCGTATCACCCAGAGTGGGAGCAATCTCATCCGTATGCGCACCCTCGTGTGCCAGAAATGACTGCGCAGGAGCAGCTGCGTATCTTGGTTATTGGCGCAATGAGCCGTGAAAAAGGTGCTGATGTACTTGAGAGGACAGCCACCTATCGCGATGCCTTAAATCGGTTGCAGTATCATTTGATAGGCTATGCTTACAAGCCATTGGCGCCAGAAGTGGTACAACATGGCGCTTATGACGATGAAAAGTTGGATGATTTAATAAAAACCCTCAAGCCGCATTTAGTTTGGTTTCCTGCGCAGTGGCACGAAACTTATTGCTATACATTGAGTGCAGCGTTACGCAGTGGGTTGCCGATTTTGGCTACAGATTTAGGTTCTTTTCCTGAGCGCTTGGAAGGTAGGCCGTTAAGTTTTATTAAACCATGGCGTTCAACGCCAATCGAATGGAATGACACATTATTGCAGATTCGAGATTTGCTAATTGGCTGTGCTGAAAACAAAAGTGCGGCATTGGAGTGGCATCAAGCTTCGCCCGAAAACTGCGCGTTTTTATATGGGCGTGACTATGTCGTTACATTAGCGGAAGACAAAGCGCCAAGCGTAATTCCTTCCCTACCTTCGTTGCGTCAAGTGATGCGCTGGTGTTATGCACCACCTGCAAATCGAACATTAGATGTACAGGCGCGGGAAAAAATTTTACTGGGTTTAATGCATTGTCGCGAGAAATACGGTGTTCGTCATATACTGAAACTTGTGCCATTTGCTTGGCAGAGAAAAGTTAAGCGTTGGTTCAGTCATCGACCTTTGCATGAAGTCATCAATGATCAAGCGTCTAGTTGA
- a CDS encoding 2OG-Fe(II) oxygenase: protein MNLGITPLLNYARLENIARTQAEIYQQETPFSHIAIDNFIDENTVTQILEHFPDLKEKPTQATLESGKFPQPNKLWLSNQAGVDPIIRHLYWELNSAPFLSFLEKLTGIENLIADPHMAGGGVHETLKDGLLMIHADFNKHPHFNLDRRLNILIYLNENWQDDWGGHLELWERDMSRCVKKIAPIAGRCVIFSTQRDSFHGHPHPLNCPAGNSRKSIAQYYYTIGRPANEDASPHKTLWQEIN, encoded by the coding sequence ATGAATTTAGGAATTACTCCACTACTGAATTACGCGCGACTAGAAAATATTGCACGAACACAAGCAGAAATTTATCAGCAGGAAACACCGTTCTCGCATATCGCTATTGATAATTTTATCGATGAAAATACTGTCACACAGATCCTTGAACACTTCCCTGATTTGAAAGAGAAACCCACGCAAGCCACTCTTGAATCCGGAAAGTTTCCACAACCCAACAAGCTCTGGCTATCCAACCAAGCCGGCGTTGACCCCATCATTCGCCACCTGTACTGGGAGTTAAACTCCGCACCTTTTCTTTCGTTTCTAGAAAAACTGACAGGAATTGAAAACCTAATCGCAGACCCGCATATGGCTGGTGGCGGTGTACACGAAACGCTAAAAGACGGGCTGCTGATGATCCATGCTGATTTCAACAAACACCCGCATTTCAATCTAGATCGCCGTTTGAATATCCTGATTTACCTGAATGAAAACTGGCAGGACGATTGGGGTGGACACTTAGAATTATGGGAACGCGATATGAGCCGCTGCGTTAAAAAAATCGCACCCATCGCTGGACGCTGTGTCATCTTTTCGACCCAGCGGGACAGCTTTCACGGTCATCCGCATCCACTGAATTGTCCGGCAGGAAATTCTCGCAAATCCATTGCACAGTATTACTACACTATAGGTCGGCCGGCTAATGAAGATGCCAGCCCACATAAAACACTATGGCAAGAAATCAACTAG
- a CDS encoding sulfotransferase has translation MILGRKKKPTKIRESGVDSGSIDVVYGADNTPFFILGCVRSGTTLLRDILRIHPRLESPEETHFFRWADPYASPRYERNYVGVKLFKNHRDLDGVSDFDFEFSRQMAKNRKDISDFYGKFFLQARNNIDGRWFDKTPQNVYGILLLGHMYPTAKFVHIYRNPLNVVSSLKEGRVMAKHEVKGGINYWLESMIMINEYKKMPGGAERFLEVKYEDLVADPKPEVSKIFRFVTEDPDLMDYSKVSTHKEKDKYKKILSETEISYVKQLCEPFFSQYGYA, from the coding sequence ATGATTCTCGGTAGAAAAAAGAAACCAACTAAAATAAGGGAGAGTGGTGTGGATAGTGGTTCAATAGATGTTGTATATGGCGCGGATAACACGCCTTTTTTTATTTTGGGCTGCGTGCGATCAGGAACAACACTGCTTCGCGATATTTTGAGAATACATCCGCGCTTGGAGTCTCCAGAAGAGACGCATTTTTTTCGTTGGGCCGATCCCTATGCCAGCCCGCGATATGAGCGCAACTATGTGGGCGTGAAGTTGTTTAAGAATCATCGCGACTTGGATGGGGTTAGCGACTTTGACTTTGAGTTTTCTCGTCAGATGGCAAAAAACCGAAAAGATATTTCTGATTTTTATGGAAAATTTTTTCTACAAGCCAGAAATAATATTGATGGGAGATGGTTTGATAAAACGCCCCAAAATGTCTATGGGATTTTGTTGTTAGGCCATATGTACCCAACAGCCAAGTTTGTGCATATCTATCGCAATCCGCTCAATGTTGTGTCCAGCCTTAAAGAAGGGCGTGTAATGGCAAAACATGAGGTCAAGGGAGGGATTAACTATTGGTTGGAATCCATGATCATGATTAATGAATACAAAAAAATGCCCGGTGGTGCGGAGCGTTTTTTGGAAGTGAAATACGAAGACTTGGTGGCGGATCCTAAGCCGGAGGTTTCAAAAATATTTCGTTTTGTAACGGAAGATCCTGATTTAATGGATTACTCCAAGGTCAGCACACATAAAGAGAAAGATAAATACAAGAAAATCTTGTCGGAGACGGAGATTTCTTATGTGAAACAATTGTGCGAGCCGTTTTTTTCGCAGTATGGCTATGCTTAA
- a CDS encoding class I SAM-dependent methyltransferase encodes MMSPFLPPSLRNFSIDYMAFSTWVDHLPFGYDIVAATRPKLVVELGTQNGTSFFCFCQAMAENNIDGLCYAVDTWAGDEHTGAYNNETYEAVQKHARSNYASISYLMRMLFNDALAHFSEESIDLLHIDGLHTYEAVSEDFRNWHPKVKPGGIILFHDIQARMMDFGAWKFWEEISNQYNTFTFKQGFGLGVLRKAGGEELNHDLLKMLFSTDTKTQEDLRAFYAHAARFHEYKRKVIRQERLQQQRKQQQAESAQKAQISNHNEP; translated from the coding sequence ATAATGTCGCCTTTTCTACCGCCATCGCTTCGAAATTTTTCCATCGACTACATGGCATTCAGCACATGGGTTGATCATCTCCCATTTGGCTACGACATTGTCGCCGCTACCAGACCTAAACTCGTGGTAGAACTCGGCACACAAAATGGCACCTCATTTTTTTGTTTTTGTCAGGCTATGGCAGAAAACAATATTGATGGACTGTGTTACGCCGTTGATACTTGGGCCGGCGACGAACACACTGGCGCATACAATAATGAAACTTATGAAGCCGTACAAAAACACGCGCGCAGCAACTACGCCAGCATTTCATATTTAATGCGCATGCTATTCAACGATGCACTGGCACACTTCAGCGAAGAATCAATTGATTTGCTCCACATCGATGGCTTGCATACTTATGAGGCTGTCTCCGAAGACTTCCGCAACTGGCATCCCAAAGTAAAGCCAGGTGGCATCATTCTTTTTCATGACATTCAGGCGCGCATGATGGATTTCGGCGCGTGGAAATTTTGGGAAGAGATTTCCAATCAATACAATACATTTACCTTTAAGCAGGGATTTGGGCTCGGCGTGCTACGCAAAGCAGGCGGCGAGGAACTCAACCATGACTTGCTAAAGATGTTATTTAGCACAGACACAAAAACGCAGGAAGATTTGCGTGCTTTTTATGCACACGCCGCACGCTTCCATGAATACAAACGCAAAGTTATTCGACAGGAGCGTCTACAACAACAGCGCAAACAGCAGCAAGCTGAATCGGCTCAAAAAGCGCAAATCAGTAACCACAACGAGCCATAA
- a CDS encoding acyltransferase, with translation MENSGSVVAGSKNKFRQDINALRAWAVVSVVLYHFGVPGFSGGFVGVDIFFVISGYLMTGIIVSGLEVGKFSVLNFYFARINRIIPALLLLCLMLLALGWFLLAPDDYEILAKHVKDTLLFVSNNTYRKESGYFDVLSHEKWLLHTWSLSVEWQFYLILPVFLYVAWLINKKRRWLFSVVFVVFLYSLVSCILKTNEAPTKAFYMIKYRYWEMLAGGLVYFLSDFLRDKISRGAGTVVYVASILGVLLPVFFVTSESHWPGYLALIPVLGAAAFILVNRSDLAVVNNKAVVWVGERSYSIYLWHWPAVVLLDYFQLLSSIYLVAFGVLGSFVVAELSYRLIENPFRKRRNSVVWVVPAIVLLASVGVCAMALGVIKLKGLPDRVDPVVVKLAAEKGNIDKGKSNCIYGENPAQGPLSCEYGKGEIKAVVLGIVTRLL, from the coding sequence ATGGAAAATAGTGGTTCTGTTGTAGCTGGAAGTAAGAATAAATTTCGCCAAGATATAAATGCGTTACGAGCTTGGGCGGTGGTGTCAGTTGTTCTTTACCATTTTGGCGTGCCTGGCTTTTCTGGTGGTTTTGTTGGCGTTGATATATTTTTTGTAATTTCAGGCTACTTGATGACGGGAATTATTGTTTCTGGTCTTGAGGTAGGAAAATTTTCTGTTCTAAATTTTTACTTCGCGCGAATAAATAGAATTATTCCGGCGTTGCTTCTTCTTTGTCTCATGCTTTTGGCACTTGGCTGGTTTTTGCTTGCCCCCGACGATTACGAAATACTAGCGAAGCATGTCAAAGACACTTTGCTTTTTGTGTCAAACAACACATATAGAAAGGAATCTGGTTATTTTGATGTGCTTTCACATGAGAAATGGCTGCTGCATACTTGGTCGCTATCGGTTGAATGGCAGTTCTACCTAATTCTCCCTGTTTTTTTGTATGTTGCATGGTTAATAAATAAAAAGCGCAGATGGCTTTTTTCTGTGGTTTTTGTGGTGTTTTTGTATTCATTGGTGTCATGTATTTTAAAAACCAACGAAGCGCCTACAAAAGCTTTTTATATGATTAAGTATCGCTATTGGGAGATGTTGGCTGGCGGGTTAGTTTATTTTCTGTCTGATTTTTTGCGAGATAAAATATCTAGGGGAGCTGGCACTGTTGTTTATGTTGCTTCGATTTTAGGAGTCTTGCTGCCGGTATTTTTTGTTACTTCAGAAAGCCATTGGCCTGGATATCTGGCGCTAATTCCAGTTTTGGGCGCTGCTGCTTTTATATTGGTAAATCGATCTGATCTTGCAGTGGTCAATAATAAAGCAGTGGTTTGGGTGGGTGAGCGCTCCTATTCAATTTATTTGTGGCACTGGCCGGCAGTGGTATTGCTGGATTATTTTCAATTGCTTTCCAGCATATACCTAGTGGCTTTTGGCGTGCTGGGCTCCTTTGTGGTCGCAGAGTTGTCGTACAGACTCATTGAGAATCCATTTAGAAAACGCAGAAATAGTGTGGTTTGGGTGGTGCCTGCCATTGTGTTGTTAGCCAGTGTAGGCGTTTGTGCGATGGCGCTCGGTGTAATTAAGCTTAAAGGGCTGCCGGATCGTGTTGATCCAGTTGTTGTTAAGTTGGCCGCTGAAAAAGGAAATATAGATAAAGGTAAAAGTAATTGTATTTATGGTGAAAATCCTGCCCAAGGTCCTTTGTCTTGTGAATACGGCAAAGGTGAAATTAAGGCTGTAGTTCTGGGGATAGTCACGCGATTGCTATAG
- a CDS encoding ABC transporter ATP-binding protein, producing MGKEALSLDGVGFSYARRHMFGKNPPPVLDGVSFKIMKGEVLGIIGKNGSGKSTLMKVVAGIVKPDVGELTSGVDKIQLLSLQVGFIQELTGRENVILSSLLLGMRRRAIERQMDQVIEFSELGEFIDQPLNTYSSGMRARLGFSVACQADPDILLIDEAFSVGDAGFRKKSKMIIEERMQTDRSFVLVSHSESMLREYCARCVWLEAGRVVMVAETEKVLAAYGAA from the coding sequence ATGGGTAAAGAAGCTCTCAGTCTTGATGGGGTTGGGTTTTCATATGCCCGGCGGCACATGTTTGGCAAAAATCCCCCGCCAGTATTGGATGGCGTTAGCTTCAAGATAATGAAAGGTGAGGTGCTCGGCATAATTGGAAAGAACGGCTCTGGAAAGAGTACGCTGATGAAGGTCGTGGCGGGAATCGTGAAGCCGGATGTTGGCGAACTGACATCTGGGGTCGATAAAATTCAGTTGTTGTCACTGCAAGTAGGGTTTATTCAAGAGTTAACAGGGCGAGAGAATGTTATTTTGAGTTCTTTGCTCTTGGGGATGCGACGCAGGGCAATTGAGCGGCAAATGGATCAGGTTATAGAGTTCTCCGAATTGGGCGAGTTTATTGATCAGCCACTGAATACCTACTCCTCGGGCATGAGAGCTAGACTGGGGTTCTCCGTGGCGTGCCAAGCGGACCCAGATATCCTTCTCATTGATGAGGCATTTAGTGTTGGGGATGCGGGTTTTCGCAAAAAAAGTAAGATGATTATTGAAGAGCGGATGCAGACTGATCGGTCCTTTGTTTTGGTTTCCCACAGTGAGTCGATGCTACGCGAGTATTGTGCGCGTTGTGTTTGGTTGGAAGCTGGCCGTGTTGTGATGGTGGCTGAAACAGAAAAGGTTCTTGCCGCGTATGGCGCGGCATGA
- a CDS encoding glycosyltransferase family 2 protein, with product MNTLPHKPKLSFVVVVYNMPRQAMNTLFSLSAKYQRNITEEDYEILVVENQSDNNLTSEKISELGNNFRYFLRQETSQSPVGAINFGLAQAKADHICLMVDGARMLTPRVVEYALMAIHTNANALIAVPGYSLGWQDQHHHIDAQYSEAQETALLNACQWQHNGYRLFDIATISGANPNGFMNPLMECNCVIASAGHFAAIGGANSDFQLPGGGSINLHMFRQLGLLPESTPYFLMAGEGSFHQYHGGITTSQWHDLAEVLESHRKQLHSYWGGHFHSLRREPLLLGSATSHAQRFLKFSSQKCKKRLGRLERHGQQPWPDTPNNPKHSLDY from the coding sequence ATGAACACCCTACCTCACAAACCCAAGCTGTCATTTGTCGTCGTGGTTTACAACATGCCACGACAGGCAATGAACACGCTGTTCAGCCTATCTGCAAAATACCAACGTAACATCACCGAAGAAGATTACGAAATTCTGGTTGTAGAGAATCAATCAGACAATAATTTAACATCAGAAAAAATATCCGAACTCGGAAATAACTTCCGTTATTTTTTGCGCCAAGAAACCAGTCAATCTCCGGTGGGCGCCATTAACTTTGGCTTGGCACAAGCAAAAGCAGACCACATTTGCTTAATGGTAGACGGCGCTCGCATGCTGACACCGCGCGTCGTGGAATACGCGCTGATGGCGATTCACACCAATGCCAACGCACTGATTGCCGTGCCTGGCTACAGCCTCGGTTGGCAAGATCAACACCACCATATCGACGCGCAATACAGTGAAGCGCAAGAAACAGCGCTATTAAATGCCTGCCAATGGCAACACAACGGTTATCGCTTGTTTGATATCGCCACCATCAGCGGTGCAAATCCTAACGGCTTTATGAATCCACTGATGGAGTGCAACTGTGTTATTGCTTCTGCAGGCCACTTTGCTGCTATTGGCGGCGCCAACTCGGATTTCCAGTTGCCGGGCGGTGGCTCCATCAATCTCCATATGTTTCGCCAACTCGGCTTGCTGCCCGAAAGCACGCCCTACTTTCTCATGGCGGGTGAAGGCTCTTTTCATCAATACCACGGCGGTATTACCACCTCGCAATGGCACGATCTCGCTGAAGTACTGGAAAGCCATCGTAAACAACTGCATAGTTACTGGGGCGGACATTTCCACTCACTGCGACGCGAACCCCTATTACTGGGATCTGCAACCAGTCACGCACAACGCTTTTTGAAGTTTTCGAGTCAAAAATGCAAAAAGCGATTGGGAAGATTAGAACGCCACGGGCAACAGCCATGGCCAGATACGCCTAATAATCCGAAACATTCACTAGATTATTAA
- a CDS encoding glycosyltransferase, with translation MKPKLSIIVIVYRMSRQAMNTLYSLSAHYQRNVCEADYEVLVMENLSDDSLNASDITALGNNFRYFPRHETSASPVNAINEGFREAQASFIGLIIDGARIVTPRVVEYAIAVARTSENPLLATPTFNLGPYLHYKNIDFEYTEETEKQLLEQTLWKQNGYRLFDISNLGEANPRGLFQPFMESNCYFTSKSNFSTIGYADEHFQLPGGGSLNLHMFRSIGMLTQCTHYWMMIDEGSFHQFHHGVTTAQQDGREEKLTQFREQLEAIWQGRFPALEREPLLIGAANSHCQNFLHYSAERGQIRFNRLHEKRRVFCQDDWHRPAFCYQRDSTDITKFDPR, from the coding sequence ATGAAGCCAAAGCTGTCCATCATCGTTATTGTCTACCGCATGTCTCGCCAGGCGATGAACACGCTGTACAGCTTGTCTGCCCACTATCAACGCAATGTTTGTGAAGCAGATTACGAAGTGCTGGTGATGGAAAATCTGTCTGATGACTCACTCAATGCAAGCGATATCACCGCACTGGGAAATAACTTTCGCTATTTTCCACGCCACGAAACATCAGCATCTCCCGTCAACGCCATTAACGAAGGCTTTCGCGAAGCCCAAGCGTCTTTTATTGGCTTGATTATTGATGGCGCACGCATTGTCACACCACGCGTGGTGGAATACGCCATCGCCGTAGCGCGCACATCTGAAAACCCGCTGCTCGCTACACCGACATTCAACTTAGGCCCTTACTTGCATTACAAAAATATCGATTTTGAATACACTGAAGAAACCGAAAAACAATTACTCGAACAAACCCTCTGGAAACAAAACGGCTATCGTTTATTCGATATCAGCAATCTTGGTGAAGCCAATCCGCGCGGATTGTTTCAACCGTTTATGGAGAGCAATTGTTATTTCACATCGAAAAGTAATTTTTCTACCATTGGCTATGCCGATGAACACTTCCAACTACCCGGCGGCGGCTCACTAAATTTGCACATGTTTCGCTCCATTGGCATGCTAACTCAATGTACACATTACTGGATGATGATTGACGAAGGCTCCTTCCATCAATTTCATCACGGCGTGACCACTGCTCAACAAGACGGCAGAGAAGAAAAACTGACACAATTCCGTGAACAATTAGAAGCCATTTGGCAAGGGCGTTTCCCTGCATTGGAACGAGAGCCGCTCTTAATTGGCGCAGCCAATAGCCACTGCCAAAATTTTCTTCATTACAGCGCTGAACGCGGACAAATTCGCTTCAACCGCTTACACGAAAAGCGCCGCGTATTCTGTCAAGATGACTGGCATCGACCAGCATTCTGCTACCAGCGCGACTCCACAGATATCACCAAGTTTGATCCGCGATGA
- a CDS encoding ABC transporter permease — translation MKLRQCLELISYRALAELRRGASGMYLGMFWWVLEPLLYMAVFYVVFGMGLKKGGIEFVFYLLCGLIPWKWLDSTVRTASGVILSSVGLMQQVYFPKWLLPAYIVVANTYKFFIVLFLLVAALILCGIYPTTSWSFLPILVTVQFLLVLCMSLAAAAVVPLVPDLRYAVQYGMTMLFFLSGVFFNVAELEEPVKSWLLWIPTVQLIEAYRGLFLDNKIPDWISVGRVLFSAGIFGMFGVLLLLCFDRYYPRIVK, via the coding sequence ATGAAGCTTCGGCAATGCTTGGAGTTAATCAGTTATCGCGCGTTGGCAGAATTGCGTCGCGGTGCTTCTGGTATGTATTTGGGGATGTTTTGGTGGGTATTAGAGCCATTGTTGTACATGGCTGTTTTTTATGTTGTTTTTGGTATGGGGTTAAAGAAAGGCGGAATTGAATTTGTATTTTATCTTTTGTGCGGGCTTATTCCTTGGAAGTGGCTTGATAGTACGGTGAGAACTGCGTCGGGAGTAATTCTTTCTAGTGTTGGGTTGATGCAGCAAGTGTATTTTCCTAAGTGGCTTTTGCCAGCCTATATTGTTGTTGCAAATACCTATAAATTTTTTATTGTGCTGTTTCTGTTGGTTGCTGCGCTAATTTTATGCGGCATATATCCAACAACATCATGGAGCTTCCTTCCCATTTTGGTGACTGTACAATTTTTATTGGTGTTATGTATGTCTTTAGCTGCTGCGGCTGTGGTTCCATTAGTTCCTGATTTGAGGTACGCAGTTCAATATGGCATGACGATGCTGTTTTTTCTGTCAGGTGTCTTTTTTAATGTCGCGGAATTAGAGGAGCCTGTTAAGTCTTGGTTGTTGTGGATACCTACCGTACAGTTAATCGAAGCATACCGAGGGTTATTTCTGGATAACAAAATTCCGGATTGGATATCAGTGGGAAGAGTTTTATTTTCTGCTGGAATATTTGGTATGTTTGGTGTTCTGCTATTGCTTTGTTTTGATAGATATTATCCAAGGATCGTGAAATAA
- a CDS encoding sulfotransferase, whose translation MAFDHCAHGMQPPLIHIGFPKAMSSWLQKFLFQPEQGYINILDSLRTTISVIDPSPFTFDESKCMAFIEETLSKTPNYQRLVPVCSAEALAGNYYCGGFNAKQNADRLKILFPDAKILFIVREQRSLMRSLYKTMVVWGMPHSIKRLLNPKHTSLVPQFNLDLLRFDLTTAYYQELFGRDNVLVLPYEFFIRDPKNFVTKILSHTQCMATTAFEKLPWKRKLNKNQPLLNIYIQRLKNLFLKTPFNYAAPLELTEARIAANIKNSKSSKLPAFTHNWFEDDFNQTVSHAFAGQFSASNLHLEHLTGLQLSQYGYDVATSQSNRV comes from the coding sequence ATGGCTTTTGATCATTGTGCCCACGGCATGCAGCCACCGCTAATCCATATCGGCTTTCCCAAAGCCATGTCATCTTGGCTGCAAAAATTTCTCTTCCAGCCGGAACAAGGTTACATCAATATTCTAGATTCGCTACGAACAACTATTAGCGTTATTGACCCAAGCCCTTTCACTTTTGACGAATCAAAGTGCATGGCTTTTATTGAGGAAACACTGAGCAAAACTCCGAACTACCAACGACTGGTTCCTGTTTGTAGCGCAGAGGCTCTTGCCGGCAATTATTACTGCGGCGGCTTCAACGCCAAACAGAATGCTGACCGTCTGAAAATTTTATTTCCCGATGCAAAAATACTTTTTATTGTTAGAGAACAGCGCAGCCTAATGCGCTCACTGTACAAAACTATGGTGGTCTGGGGGATGCCTCACAGCATTAAGCGCCTACTCAACCCCAAACACACCTCACTGGTACCACAGTTCAACTTGGATCTACTGCGTTTCGATTTAACTACCGCGTATTATCAAGAATTATTTGGGCGAGACAATGTGTTGGTGCTGCCCTACGAATTCTTTATCAGAGACCCGAAAAACTTCGTAACAAAAATACTCTCACACACCCAATGCATGGCAACCACAGCTTTCGAGAAACTTCCGTGGAAAAGAAAGCTCAACAAAAATCAGCCACTACTGAATATCTATATCCAACGACTCAAAAACCTCTTCCTAAAAACGCCTTTTAATTACGCGGCTCCGCTAGAACTCACCGAAGCTCGTATAGCCGCTAACATTAAAAACAGTAAGTCTAGTAAGCTCCCTGCCTTTACACATAACTGGTTTGAAGATGACTTCAATCAAACTGTCTCCCATGCCTTTGCTGGACAATTTTCTGCAAGCAACCTACATCTAGAACACTTAACGGGGCTGCAGCTAAGCCAATACGGCTACGATGTGGCCACATCACAATCAAACCGTGTATAG